The Thermodesulfobacteriota bacterium DNA window GGAGATGCCGACCCAGGATGAGTGCTATGCCAAGGTTTGTTTGGGGGAGAAGTGATTAAGTGGTTAAGTAATTAAGTTTTAAGTGATTAAGTTTTAAGTGTTAAGTGTTAAGTGGTTAGGTGATTAAAAGGCAAAGGGAACCTTTTTAACCCTTGAGCCCATAAAACCCTAAAACTTAACCACTTAAAACTTAACACTTAAAACTTAATCACTTAAAACTTAATCACTTAAAACTTAAAACTTAATCACTTAAAACTTTTATTTCTATTTTCAATAGGATACGGAAGCAAAGCATGAACAAGAAAAAGGACATAATACGGAAAGAAATCGTCGTCACCGGCTTCGGCGGCCAGGGCATCGTGCTGGCCGGCAAGATCCTGGGACAGGCGGCGGCCCTGGGCGACAAGAAAGAGAGCACCCTGGTCCAGTCCTACGGCCCGGAATCCCGGGGCGGGGCCTGTTCGGCCCAGGTGATCGTCTCGGACACGGTCATCCAATACCCGTACATCAAGACGCCCGACGTGCTGGTGTGCATGTCCCAGTCCGCCTACGACAAGCACAAGGATTCCCTCAAACCCGAAGGCCAGCTCCTGGTCGACCGCGACCTGGTCAAGCCCGACGGCAGCCGGGAGTTCTTCGCCATCCCCTCCACCCGCATGGCCGAAGAGATGGGCAAAAAGATGATGGCCAACATCATCATGGTCGGGTTCACCGTGGCCATCACCGGCGCCATTTCCGAAGCCGCGACCCGGGACGCCGTCACCGCCTCGGTGCCCAGGGGGACGGAGAAAACCAACATCCAGGCCTTTACCAAGGGCTTTGAATACGGCCAGTCCCTGCTCAAGGGGCGGGAACGCAAGGCCTCGGGCCAGACGGGGGTGATCTGATGAAACGGGAAAAGGAACGCCTGCAGCGGGTGCTGGTCATCGGGGCGACGCCGGCGGGGATCGCGGCGGTCAACAAGCTCGGCGAACTGGGCGTGCCCGTGACCCTGGTGGACCGGGACGGCGATCTGGACGCCCGGCTGGGCGCGGACCACTGGCGCTTGCCCTCGGGAACGCCGCTGAACCACGCCCATCGGCCGGGGCTCCTGCGGATCCTGCGCAATCCCGGCATCCGGTCCCTGTTTCCGGCCCGGGTGGCCGCCATCAAGCACAGCCACCAGGGCTTCCGGGTCGATGTCCGGACCGAACCGACCTATGTCGACGCCGACCTCTGCGTTCTCTGCGGCCGCTGCGTGCAGGTCTGCCCGGTCAACTGCGACGGCCGCAAGGCCATCGGGTTTGCCGGCCGCCATAGCCTGCCCGGCGGGGCCGTTATCGACAAGCGGCGCCTGCCCCTGTGCCGGGAAGGCTGCCCCCTGGGCGTCAATGTCCAGGGATACGTGGCCCTGGCGGCAGCCGGGCGTTTTGCCGAAGCTCTGGACCTGGTCCGGCAGCGGAACGTGCTGCCCGGCATCTGCGGCCGCATCTGCACCCATCCCTGCGAAGAAGCCTGCCGCCGTAACGAACAGGACCAGGCCGTGGCCATCCGCGACATCAAGCGGTTTCTGGCTGATGAAGAAATCCGGCACGGCGCCGCCGGGAAAACGGATGCGCCCAGGCCGCCGGAACGCGCCGAAAAAATCGCCGTCATCGGCTCCGGCCCGGCCGGCTTGGCGGCCGCCGCCGAACTGGCCCGCCAGGGCTGCCGGGTGACGGTTTATGAAAAAGAGCAGCAGGCCGGCGGCCTGCTGCGTTACGGCATCGGCCCCCACCGCCTGCCCCGGAACATCCTGGACCTGGAACTGGCCTGGATCGAAGGGCTGGGCGTGACATTCGTCCTGGGCCGGAACATCGATTTTAAGAAAGACCTGCCCGGTCTGGCCAAAGATCATGACGCGGTCCTGGTGACGGCCGGCACCTGGGCCGACCGCAAGCTGGACGCCCCGGGCGAAGACCTGGAAGGCGTCGAGGGGTGCCTGGATTTTCTGCCGCGCCTCTACCGGGGGGAAATCAAGCGCCTCAAAGAAAAGATCGCCGTCATCGGCGACGGCAACGCCGCCTTTGACCTGGCCCGGGCCCTGGTCCGCATCGGCGCCGAGGTGACCATCGTCTCCTGGTTCGACGCCGACAGCATCCCGGCCGACCCGGCCGAATACGCCGGCGCCCTGGCCGAAGGCGTCAAGCTGCATCCCGGCGCCCGGGTGATCGCCTTTGAAGGCGAAAAAGGCCGCCTGCGCCGGCTGGTCTGCCGCCCCACCCAACCCGGTCCGGCCGACGACCGGGGCATTTGCTGGCCGGTGGTGGTCAAGGGCAGCGAGGCCTATCCCCTCGAGTTTGACCGGGCCGTGGTGGCCATCGGCCAGACCGGACCCTGGACGGCCGGCAATGTCGGCGGGCTGAAGGTCTCCGACCGGGGGCTGATCGCGGTGGACGAAAACCGGAAGACCGGGCTGAAAAACGTCTTTGCCGCCGGCGACGCCGTCACCGGCTACTCCTCGGTGGTGCAGGCCATGGCCGAGGGCCGGGCCGCGGCCGTAAAGATCCTGGAAAGCGTCTGCGGCCTGGTCATCGATGACCCGGCTGGCGCCCGACCGGCCGACCGTGATTTTCCACCCCTTCCCCAGGGGATGCCCCCCTGCCCCCGGACCGCCATGCCGGAATTGAAACCGTCCGAGCGCAAAGGCAATTTCGAGGAAGTGGCCCGGGGACTCACGGAAGCGCAGATCAAACTGGAAGCCGGGCGCTGCCTGCAGTGCGGCGTCTGTTCCGAGTGCATGGAGTGCGTGACCGCCTGCGGCCCCATCAACGCCCTGCGCCACGATGAAACCTGGGAAACCGTTTTCGAGCAGGTCGGCGCCATTATCATCGCCGACCCGGAGCAGGCCCCGCCGGTCCGGGGGGACGACATCATCCGCGCCTACGGGCCGAACACCTCCCGGGCCGACGTCCCGGCCATGATGACGCGCGGCTACGCCGCCGCCGCCCGGGCCATGACCATGCTCGGGGACACCTCCTCCCGCCAGCGCCGTGGAAAGGGCGTGGCCTTCACCCCGCCCGATCCCGGGCTGTCGCCGGCCATCCGCATCGGTGTTTTCTTTTGCACCTGCAACCGGTCCCTGGGATGGCTTCCGGAATTCGACGATTACGCCCGCGCCCTGGCCGACCGGCCGGACATCGTTCACGTGGAAACCATGCCCTCGGCCTGCGTGCCCGACGGCATCAGCCGCATCCTCCGGACTGTCCGCGAAAAAGGCATCACCCGCCTGGTGCTTACCTCGTGCGTCTGCTGCCCCCTGGATTTTGTCTGCAGCGCCTGCACCGACCAGCGCAGCCGGCTGAAAAAAGGGCTGTTCACCGCCACCGGCATCAGCCGGTCCATGGTGACCACCTTCAATCTCCGGGGAGAAGTGCTCAACCTGATCGCCTCCTCGCCGGAAACGGCCGTCCGCCGGTTCGAAGGCATGACCGACCGGGCCATCCGCCGTTCCCGTCATCTCAAGCCCTTCACCTCGCCGGCCCGCAACTACAACTTCACCACCGCCGTCATCGGCGAATCCGAGGCGGCCGTGGAAAGCGCCCGGGTCCTCTCCCGGCTGGGCCTGGACGTGTTCATGTTCGGGACCAAAGACAAGCCGCTGTCCGACCGGCACGGTGACGTGGACGTGCTCCGTTTCGAAGGTTCGACGGCCATGCGCGTATCCGGCAGCCTGGGTGATTACCATATCCTGGTGCGCCTGGGTGACGGTCAGGAACAGGAGTTCCAGGCCGGCGCCGTCATCTTCGGGGACAAAAACCCGGAGGCGGTACCGTTCCTTCGCCAGACCGAGCTTCCCGGCCGGGGGATTTCGGCCGCCATGCAGCGGCCCGGCGTCACCGGCATACCGTTTTATTATCCCGGCATGACCTCCATGTCCGGCCTTTTCGTGGCCGACCCGCCGGGGATCGAGGTGTCCACCCGCCAGAAAGGCGCGGCGGCGGCCATCCTGGCGGCGGCGGTCATGCCCCGGGGGCCGCGGCAGAGCAAGGGCTACAACGTGTCCATCGACGCCGGCCGCTGCCGGTTCTGCGGCCGCTGCATCCACGTCTGCCCCTACCAGGCCATCGTCGCCCGCATGAACGATTACGGCAACTGGCACGCGGCCGTGGATGAAACCCTGTGCAAGGGGTGCGGCAACTGCATCTCCGTCTGCCCCTCCAACGCCGCCGACAGTCCCTACCGCGACCAGCAGTTTTTAGAACAGACGCTGGAGGAAATTTTACTTAAATAAAGTTTTAAAGTGTTAAGTTTTAAGTATTAAGTATTAAGTGTTAAGTATTAAGTATTAAGTTTTAAGAGTTAAGGTTTAAGTTTGAGGTTGTGGATAGCATGAACAGCAGGAAAGAATTTAGAAAGCCTGAAAAATGAACAACCATTTGAAAACAACACATCATTTTTTAAATATGTGCAGTCATGTCACCCCGGGCCTAACTTCTAACACTTAACACTTAAAACTTAACACTTAACACTTAACACTTAACACTTAATACTTAACACTTAATACTTAACACTTAAAACTTAAAACTATCTGCTTATAAGGAACAACCGTGGCAAAGACACCGACAGACAATAAAGGAAAAGATATCAGTATAATTCTTTTTTTATGCAACTGGAGCCCTCATTCCGCCTATCACGCGCTGCTGGATCAGGGCTACGCCATGCCGGCCCAGATGCGCATGATCCGCATTCCCTGCACCGGTCGGATCACCAAGGCCCTGCTGTTCAAGGCCTTCGAGATGGGCGCCGACGGCGTGGCCCTGCTGGGCTGCAAGTCCGGCACCTGCCGTTACGGCTCCGGTACCGACGCCGCCACCAACAACACCGAGGACACGCGAAAAATCCTCGATCTGGCCGGGATCGGGCCAGAGCGCATGAAGATGGCGACCTTCTATCCGGATGAAACCGTGGCCCTGAAAGAGTTCCTGGAGACCTTCCGCGATGAAATCATCGCCCTGGGCAAAAGCCCGGTGGTCCCGTCCGGCGGCCTGCGGCTGGAAGACCGCACCGCCCTGCCCCCGTTCGCGGAGATTCTGACCCGCTACAATGCCTACGAGTGCCAGGACTGCGGCAAGTGCACCGCCTCCTGCCCCCTGGCCTTGAGCGGACGCCCCTTTTCCCCCCGGGCCCTGGTCGGGGCCATCATCGCGGGAGAGGCCGAAAAGGTCAACAACGACATCTGGGCCTGCCTGACCTGCGGCATCTGTTATGACCGCTGCCCTTCGGGCGTCAATTTTCCGGATTTCGTGCGGGACGTCCGCTGCGAGTTGATCGGCAGCGGCGAACGCCATGCCACCCACGGCGGCTTCTTCCAGTCCCTGATGCGGGCCATGACCTCGCCGGACCTGCGAACCCGACGATGGGGAGGTCTGCCTGAAAGCGTTAAAACCGACCCGGATTCACCGATTCTCTTCTTCGGCGGCTGCGCCCCTTTTTTTGACGCTTTTTTCCGCAAGCACACCGGCGTGGGCACTACCGGCATCCTGGAGGACAGCCTGCGGCTGCTGAACTTTTTCGACATCCGGCCAGCCGTTCTGGAACATGAACGCTGCTGCGGCCACGACCTGCTCTGGTCCGGGGACCGCGAGAATTTCTTAAAGCTCGCCCGGCTCAATGTCGAAGCCATCCGGACCAGGAGGACGCAGGAAGTCATCACGGCCTGCCCGGAATGCTGGCGCACCCTGGCCGTGGATTATCCCGCCCACGGGATCGACATTGGTTTCAAGGTCACCCACCTGTACGAGATTCTGGCCGAAAAGATTGAAAACGGGGCATTTTCCTTCAAGCCCCTGGAGCGGCGCTTCACCTTCCAGGACTCCTGCCGCATGAACCGGTTTGAACAATTACGGGACCTGCCCCGGCGGCTGATCCAACGGATCGCGCCGGACGCTTTTGCCGAAATGAAAGACCACGGCGCTTCGTCCATCTGCTGCGGTAACTGCGCCTGGATCGGGTGCGACGCTTTCAGCAAGGCCATGCAGGTCAACCGCCTGGGCCAGGCCCATGCCTCCGGCGCGGAGCTTCTGGTGACGGCCTGCCCCAAATGCCAGGTTCACCTGCGCTGCGCCATGGAAGACCCCCTGCGGGGCGAAGAGCTGGAAATGGAGATGATGGACCTGACCGGGGTCATCGCGCGAACGTTGAAATGGGAATAATTTCAGGCCGCCTTGATGTTGTTTTGAATGCTGTAAAAACAGAATCGATAAGGTCGAAAAACCGCATATATATGTCATTTCGAGCGCAGCGAGAAATCTCGAAAAAATAATATTACAGAAAAACGAGATTGCTCGCTGCGCTCAAAATGACAAATCGACCGACCTCGATCTTACGATTGCATCAGAATTGAAGAAGAGTGAAAACACCTGAAAAGGAACTCAATATGAAAGAAGAAAAAACAGCGCCCGTCGTCGTGTCAAAGGACCAGCCGCGGATCGGGGTTTATGTCTGCCGCTGCGGACTGAACATCGCCCAGACCGTGGACTGCGCCGGCGTGGCCAGAACAGCCGCGGGCCTTGACGGCGTCCGCGTGGCCAAGGAAATCACTTATGCCTGCTCCGAGCCCGGCCAGGCGGAGATCGTCGAGGACATCCGGGACAACAACCTGAACCGCATCGTGGTGGCCTCCTGCTCGCCGCGCCTGCACGAGCCCACCTTCCGGCAGATGTTGAAGAAAGCGGGCTTGAACCCCTACCTGCTGGAAATGGCCAACCTGCGCGAGCAGTGCAGCTGGGTACATATGAAGCAGCCGGCCGAAGCCACGGCCAAGGCCGAAGACCTGGTCCGCATGGCCGTGGCCCGGGCGAGCCGCCTGTGGTCCCTGACCGAGGAAGTGCTGCCCATGACCAAGCGAACCCTGGTGGTCGGCGGCGGCGTGGCCGGCATCCAGGCCGCCCTGGACCTGGCCGACAACGGCTACGAGGTCTTCCTGGTGGAAAAGAACCCGTCTATCGGCGGGATGATGGCCCAGCTGGACAAGACCTTCCCCACCATGGACTGCTCCATCTGAATACTGGGGCCGAAAATGGCGGATGTCGGTCGACATCCCAACATCACGCTGCTGACCGCAAGTGAAGTAATCGACGTCAAAGGTTACGTCGGTAATTTTGATGTGCGCATCCGGAAAAAATCCAAATTCGTCATCGAAAAGGAGTGTACCGCCTGCGGCGACTGCGCCAAGGCCTGCCCGGTGGTCTATCCCGATGAGTTCAACGCCGGTTTGGGCTCCCGCAAGGCCATTTACATCCCCTTCCCCCAGGCGGTGCCGGCCTCGTACCTGATCAACATGCAGGAGTGCCTGGGCCACGGCTGTACCCGCTGCGCCGATGCCTGCGAGAAGCACTGCATCGATTTTCACCTGTCCGACGAGGAGATCAACGTGCGCGTGGGCACCATCGTCGTGGCCACGGGCATGGAGTCGTATGATCCGCGGGAAATGGACGAATACGGCTACACCCGCTTTAACAACATCGTCACCAGCGTCGAGTTCGAGCGCCTGGTCAACGCCGGCGGCCCGACCAAAGGAACCCTGGTGCGCCCGGGCGACCGCAAGCATCCCAGATCCGTGGGCTTTATCCAGTGCGTCGGATCACGCTCCCGGCGCAAGGGCGGCGTTTACTGTTCCAACATCTGCTGCATGAACACCATCAAGAGCACCCTGGTGTTAAAGGAGCACGATCCGGATATCGACATTACCGTTTTTTATATCGACATCCGCGCCTTCGGCAAAGGCTTCGAGGATCTCTACAACCGGAGCCGCGCCCTGGGCGTGCGCTATGTCCGGGGGCTGCCCGGCAACGTCGAAGAGACCGCCGACGGCGGCCTGCGAGTGGCCGTGGAGAACACCGCCAGCGGCAAAATCGAATTTCATGATCTGGACATGCTGGTGCTGGCCGTGGGCATGCAGCCCACGGCGGGCGCCCGCAAGCTCCAGGAGATGCTGGGCCTGCAGCTCACGCCCGACGGTTTCTTTCTGGAGGCCCATCCCAAGCTCCAGCCGGTGGACGCCGCCACCCGGGGCATCTTCTACGCCGGGTGCGCCGAAGGTCCCAAGGATATCAAGGAGAGCGTCACCCAGGCCTCGGCGGCCGCGGGCCGGGCCATCCGGCTCATGCACCGGGGCGTAATCCTGTCCGAACCCATCACCTCGGAGGTCGTCGCCGAGCACTGCAAGTGCTGCGGCAAATGCGCCGAAGTCTGCCCCTATAATGCCATTACGGTGGACGTGAAGAAGAAGATCCCGGCCGTGGTCAACAAGGCGGCCTGCGCCGGCTGCGGCACCTGCGCCGCCGAGTGCGTTTTCGGGGCCATTGTCATGAACCACTTCACCGACGAGCAGATATTAAGCCAGAGCGACGCCCTGCTGGCCGACAACCCGGCCGACAAAATCCTGACCTTTGCCTGCAACTGGTGCTCTTATGCCGGGGCCGACTATGCCGGCGTCTCCCGGCTCCAGTACCCGCCCAACGCCCGCCTCATCCGGACCATGTGCTCCGGCCGGGTGGACGAGAAGTTCGTCTGGCACGCCTTTGCCAAGGGCGCGCCGGTGGTGCTGATTTCCGGGTGCCACATCGGCGACTGCCATTACATCAACGCCAACCACTGGACGGAAAAGCGGGTGGAGAAGATGCACCGCAAGATGGAGAAACTCGGCCTCCGGCCGGAACGGCTCCAGCTGGAATGGATCAGCGCCGCCGAAGGCGTGCGCTTCGCCAACGTCATGCAGAAGATGGAAGAGATCCGCCGGTCCGTGACGCCTGACGAGATCGCTGACACCATCCGCATCATCAGCGCCCGGGAGTAACGGCCGGCCGGCAGATCAAATGTTTTTAAACTGGCCGGGAATGATGCCCGAATTATCTCGTCTCAAAAAGGATGCCCCCCTGCCGGGAGGCGTCCTTTTCTTTTCTGTCGCTCCTTACAGAAATCGGTCCAAAAGGTAACTTTAAGAGGTGGCCACCACTCATCAACATAGGGTGGCCTGGAAAATATTGACACACATGGCCGGTCTTGCTAAGAATGATGGCAATAAAAGCAAGTTTTTATCCTTATCCTTTTGGCATTCAATCCGATTTCTAAGAAAGATCTAATAATGAAAACTAATTTCTTCTTCCTCTTTCTTTTTCTCGTTCTCGTGCTGATCTTGGGGGCTTGCGATGGATCGCACAACCACACCAATTTTGACTCCTGCGCGGAACTCGAGCGCTGGGCCACATCTGACTTGTGCTCATCGTTCGATCCTCAAGCGCTGGCGAATCACCTCCGCACAGAAGATGCGGAGTGGCCTGACATCCCGGCGTCAATCACTTCGGATATCGACCTGACCGAGGACGACGAGGCTTTCCTCAAGCTTGCGGTGGAAGCTTACGTCTGGGGCTACTCGCCGATGACCATCTACCGGCTGGAGCAGGAGAAGATCAATAGCCAGGCGCCCCAGAACCACTTCTACCATCCCACCCACCTGGCTTACTGGCAGCCCCCGTCGCCGGTGTCCGCGCCCAACATGGACGTGCTCTATAGCAGCGCCTTCCTCGACCTGTCCCAGGGACCGCTCGTCTTGACGATGCCGCCCGTGGAAGGCTACTACGTGGTACAGCTCGACGATGCATACGGCAACTCCCAGGCCTCGCTGGGAAGCCGCACGCGGCCGGGCGGTGCGGCCGATTCGTACTTGATCGTCGGGCCGTCGGACCCGGCCTACACCGACCCCGGCAGCTACCTGAGTCATGGGTTCGACCAGCAGCACGTGCTCCCGGTGGATACGGAACACGCCTGGCTCATCGTCCGAATCCCCATAAATCCATACGCAGAACCCGGCTCGCCGCGCTCCCTCACGGAAAGCGCCAGCTACAAGGCCAATACCGCTTTCGACCTGACGCCACTTCTGAACCCGCAACCGGTCACGCCCATGGACCCGGAGGTGTCGAAGAAGTTCAAGGAGCCGCCCTCCGACGCCATGACCTTTTTCACCTGGCTGGGGATGGCCGTAAAAGGCAGCCCCCTCCCCACGCAGGCGGCCTTCAGCTCCGAGACGTTCCCGCCCTACCTGATGAGTCCCAGCGCCTCGGTAAGTGAGGATCAGCTGGCGCTGTTCGATTCGTTCCAGCTCCTCGGGCTGGACGCCCTTGGCTTCCACCCGGAGCGTCTCAACTGCCGCCAGAGGGCCCTGCTGGAGGCCGGAATGGTCATCGGGGACTGCATCCTCAAAGCGGGACAGGGTTTCATCACCGTCGGGCCGCCCGACCAGAACTACTGGCACGTCATGGGCACCTCCAACATCGGCAAGTACCCCAACACGCCAAGCGGCTGGACGGTACGTTCCATCGCGGCCTACGAGGGCGGCATCGCCAGCCTGGCGCCGGACGGCACCTACCCCACCACGGCCCACGACGGCCAGGGCGCCCGCGTGAGGGGCGGCCGGGCTTACACCATCACCTTCGATGCGGACAACCTGCCGCCCGTGAACGCGGGCGGCTTCTGGAGCCTGACGATTTACTCCGACAACAGCGCCAGCGGCGTGCAGACGAACCTCCCCGCGGTCTCGTCCGCGGCCGTCCTCAACACGGCCTACTCGCAGCTACCCGACGACGCTACCTCAGTAGTGGACACGACGCATTTCTCCAATCCCGATTACCAGGAGGACGACACCGTCTATTTCGCTGTATCCGGCGGCGGGATCGACGCGGAGAGCCCGTACTTCGTTTTTAATGCAAACGACGAGGGCTTCCAGCTGAGTCGCGGCCCCTGGACGCCTGATCACAGCGGCATGACGGCGATCACCGTGGATCCGTCCCTCATCGGACAGACCCTGATGACGGGGCTCGTCATCCCCGTTCATTCCCTGGGTTCGCAGCAGTTGCCGGACGCCCCGCCGGGGCTCCGAGGCACCCAGCTGGCCTTCGAGACGGACGACAACGGAAACAGCATCCTGCGCCTCTACCTCCAGGACACGCCGCCAGCAATCCGCAGCAACTGGCTGCCCATCCCGGACAGCGGGAGCACGTTCCAGGTTATGGCCCGCCTCTATAACCCCACGGCTGCAACCGAGCAGAGCGGTGGTGCCTCCATCCTGTCCAGCACCACTATTCCTCTGACGACAGACGACCCCGATCTGGCGAAGCAATATCCTCAGGAGCCGGTCAATGATTCGAATCGATACGGCACCTTCGTACTCCCGCCGATCGTGCCGATCGAATAAGACAGCAGGAATTCTGGTATAGTCGAAATTCCGGACACCAAGGTGCTCCGAAAAGAAATGGGGTTACCTCCGGCCGGGTAGACGAAAAGTTCGTCTGGCACGCCTTTGCCAAGGGCGCGCCGGTGGTGCTGATTTCCGGGTGCCACATCGGCGACTGCCATTACACTGACGCCAACCACTGGACGGAAAAGCGGGTGGAGAAGAAGGTTTGCCGGCGATAGCTTCATGCCCCTTTCCAGTTTCGCCCCTTCATGATCTCCTCTTTAATGATTTCAGCAATAATTTGAACGGCACTGCTTATCGGTTCCTCTTTATTCATTGTAAAATTCAACCGCATGGTTTCAAGGCCATCGCCCTTGTGGGAAAAAAAGAACCTGCCGGGCACAAAAGCCGCTTTCCTTGCCACCGATTTCCGGTACACGTTTTCCATGTCCAGTCCTTGGGGGCCCCGGCACCAGACAAACATGCCGCCGTCAGGCCTTGACCACTCGAATTCCTCGGGGAAACAGTCGTCAAGTGCTGCCAGCATGGCCCCCAGTCTCGGCCGGTATAAATTAATGATGTTCGGCAGATGCTTTTTCAGGAAGCCGCCGTTGAGATATTCCGCGGCCAGCGCCTGATTGAAGGTGCTGGAATGCAGATCAATCCCCTGTTTCATGATGACCAGCCATTTTCTTAAACGTTCAGGCGCCACGCAGAAACCGATGCGGAGACCCGGCGCAAAAATCTTGGAGAACGTGCCGATATAGACGACATGTTCCGGAGCCAATGTCTTTATCGGCGGGATCGAATCTCCCCGATACCGCAGGGCGCTGTATGGGTCGTCTTCAATGAGAATCCGGTTATATTTTCTGACGATGGATGCGATTTCCTTCCGCCTGGCGTTGGGGATGGTCCTCCCTGACGGGTTCTGGAACGTCGGAATCAGGTAGATAAACTTCACTTGCTCTCTCTGCAGGACCGCTTCGAGGGCGTCGGGGACAAGCCCGTCGTCATCGGTATCCATACGGATATATTCCGGCTCATAGGGAGTGAATGCCTGGAGCGCGCCCACATAGGTCGGCGCTTCGATCGCGATTTTATCTCCCTTGGTGATCAACGCCATGCCAATGGCGTCCAGAACGCCCTGTGATCCGGTGGAAATAAGAATCTCATCCGATGCGGCATCAATACCGTTCTCCCGGAGGTGGGTTGAAAGCGCTTCACGAAGAGGCGGAAACCCCTCCGTCGGATCATACTGAAAAGCCCGGGTGGCATACTTTTCGATGACCATCAACGTCAACTCACGG harbors:
- a CDS encoding 2-oxoacid:acceptor oxidoreductase family protein, which encodes MNKKKDIIRKEIVVTGFGGQGIVLAGKILGQAAALGDKKESTLVQSYGPESRGGACSAQVIVSDTVIQYPYIKTPDVLVCMSQSAYDKHKDSLKPEGQLLVDRDLVKPDGSREFFAIPSTRMAEEMGKKMMANIIMVGFTVAITGAISEAATRDAVTASVPRGTEKTNIQAFTKGFEYGQSLLKGRERKASGQTGVI
- a CDS encoding FAD-dependent oxidoreductase; this translates as MKREKERLQRVLVIGATPAGIAAVNKLGELGVPVTLVDRDGDLDARLGADHWRLPSGTPLNHAHRPGLLRILRNPGIRSLFPARVAAIKHSHQGFRVDVRTEPTYVDADLCVLCGRCVQVCPVNCDGRKAIGFAGRHSLPGGAVIDKRRLPLCREGCPLGVNVQGYVALAAAGRFAEALDLVRQRNVLPGICGRICTHPCEEACRRNEQDQAVAIRDIKRFLADEEIRHGAAGKTDAPRPPERAEKIAVIGSGPAGLAAAAELARQGCRVTVYEKEQQAGGLLRYGIGPHRLPRNILDLELAWIEGLGVTFVLGRNIDFKKDLPGLAKDHDAVLVTAGTWADRKLDAPGEDLEGVEGCLDFLPRLYRGEIKRLKEKIAVIGDGNAAFDLARALVRIGAEVTIVSWFDADSIPADPAEYAGALAEGVKLHPGARVIAFEGEKGRLRRLVCRPTQPGPADDRGICWPVVVKGSEAYPLEFDRAVVAIGQTGPWTAGNVGGLKVSDRGLIAVDENRKTGLKNVFAAGDAVTGYSSVVQAMAEGRAAAVKILESVCGLVIDDPAGARPADRDFPPLPQGMPPCPRTAMPELKPSERKGNFEEVARGLTEAQIKLEAGRCLQCGVCSECMECVTACGPINALRHDETWETVFEQVGAIIIADPEQAPPVRGDDIIRAYGPNTSRADVPAMMTRGYAAAARAMTMLGDTSSRQRRGKGVAFTPPDPGLSPAIRIGVFFCTCNRSLGWLPEFDDYARALADRPDIVHVETMPSACVPDGISRILRTVREKGITRLVLTSCVCCPLDFVCSACTDQRSRLKKGLFTATGISRSMVTTFNLRGEVLNLIASSPETAVRRFEGMTDRAIRRSRHLKPFTSPARNYNFTTAVIGESEAAVESARVLSRLGLDVFMFGTKDKPLSDRHGDVDVLRFEGSTAMRVSGSLGDYHILVRLGDGQEQEFQAGAVIFGDKNPEAVPFLRQTELPGRGISAAMQRPGVTGIPFYYPGMTSMSGLFVADPPGIEVSTRQKGAAAAILAAAVMPRGPRQSKGYNVSIDAGRCRFCGRCIHVCPYQAIVARMNDYGNWHAAVDETLCKGCGNCISVCPSNAADSPYRDQQFLEQTLEEILLK
- a CDS encoding hydrogenase iron-sulfur subunit, which encodes MAKTPTDNKGKDISIILFLCNWSPHSAYHALLDQGYAMPAQMRMIRIPCTGRITKALLFKAFEMGADGVALLGCKSGTCRYGSGTDAATNNTEDTRKILDLAGIGPERMKMATFYPDETVALKEFLETFRDEIIALGKSPVVPSGGLRLEDRTALPPFAEILTRYNAYECQDCGKCTASCPLALSGRPFSPRALVGAIIAGEAEKVNNDIWACLTCGICYDRCPSGVNFPDFVRDVRCELIGSGERHATHGGFFQSLMRAMTSPDLRTRRWGGLPESVKTDPDSPILFFGGCAPFFDAFFRKHTGVGTTGILEDSLRLLNFFDIRPAVLEHERCCGHDLLWSGDRENFLKLARLNVEAIRTRRTQEVITACPECWRTLAVDYPAHGIDIGFKVTHLYEILAEKIENGAFSFKPLERRFTFQDSCRMNRFEQLRDLPRRLIQRIAPDAFAEMKDHGASSICCGNCAWIGCDAFSKAMQVNRLGQAHASGAELLVTACPKCQVHLRCAMEDPLRGEELEMEMMDLTGVIARTLKWE
- the hdrA2 gene encoding CoB-CoM heterodisulfide reductase HdrA2; translated protein: MKEEKTAPVVVSKDQPRIGVYVCRCGLNIAQTVDCAGVARTAAGLDGVRVAKEITYACSEPGQAEIVEDIRDNNLNRIVVASCSPRLHEPTFRQMLKKAGLNPYLLEMANLREQCSWVHMKQPAEATAKAEDLVRMAVARASRLWSLTEEVLPMTKRTLVVGGGVAGIQAALDLADNGYEVFLVEKNPSIGGMMAQLDKTFPTMDCSIUILGPKMADVGRHPNITLLTASEVIDVKGYVGNFDVRIRKKSKFVIEKECTACGDCAKACPVVYPDEFNAGLGSRKAIYIPFPQAVPASYLINMQECLGHGCTRCADACEKHCIDFHLSDEEINVRVGTIVVATGMESYDPREMDEYGYTRFNNIVTSVEFERLVNAGGPTKGTLVRPGDRKHPRSVGFIQCVGSRSRRKGGVYCSNICCMNTIKSTLVLKEHDPDIDITVFYIDIRAFGKGFEDLYNRSRALGVRYVRGLPGNVEETADGGLRVAVENTASGKIEFHDLDMLVLAVGMQPTAGARKLQEMLGLQLTPDGFFLEAHPKLQPVDAATRGIFYAGCAEGPKDIKESVTQASAAAGRAIRLMHRGVILSEPITSEVVAEHCKCCGKCAEVCPYNAITVDVKKKIPAVVNKAACAGCGTCAAECVFGAIVMNHFTDEQILSQSDALLADNPADKILTFACNWCSYAGADYAGVSRLQYPPNARLIRTMCSGRVDEKFVWHAFAKGAPVVLISGCHIGDCHYINANHWTEKRVEKMHRKMEKLGLRPERLQLEWISAAEGVRFANVMQKMEEIRRSVTPDEIADTIRIISARE